One stretch of Castor canadensis chromosome 12, mCasCan1.hap1v2, whole genome shotgun sequence DNA includes these proteins:
- the LOC109676984 gene encoding uncharacterized protein C2orf92-like isoform X2, giving the protein MKNSLKYLPRLDMRSFSPIHIVNWTTKEEEQCKKIQQPDGNEGFTILWNSEKQQHYLEAMNRILQNNDVSEEKWVKEASVFNRNLRQQLSVEDKEKPKEAVNPDFQRKSPLCRAMLLFLQENILIAAITMTAIFVMIVLVLLFSAYTKRKQALYSPTNMN; this is encoded by the exons ATgaagaattcattaaaatatttg CCGAGATTGGATATGAGGAGTTTCTCACCAATCCATATCGTAAACTGGACCACAAAGGAGGAAGAACAGTGCAAGAAGATTCAACAGCCAGATGGGAATGAAG GATTCACTATTTTATGGAATTCGGAAAAACAACAACATTATCTGGAAGCGATGAACAGAATTCTTCAGAATA ATGACGTTTCGGAGGAGAAGTGGGTTAAAGAAGCGTCTGTTTTCAACAGGAATTTAAGACAGCAATTAAGTgtggaagacaaagaaaaacctaaagaagCAGTTAATCCAG ATTTCCAAAGAAAGAGTCCGCTGTGCAGGGCGATGCTGCTATTCCTACAGGAGAACATCCTCATCGCTGCCATCACGATGACGGCAATCTTTGTGATGATTGTGCTTGTGCTGCTCTTCTCTGCATACACGAAGAGGAAACAGGCATT